The genomic window CGGCGGTGCCGCCGACGGCGCCGGCTCGAACGCGGCGCCTGCCGAGGAGGTGGTCGAGGAGATCAAGAAGCGCGGCGGCACTGCGGTTGCGAACTTCGAGTCGGTGGCCGAAGCAATTCCCGCCAGCAAGATCGTGAAGACCGCGACCGATCATTTCGGCCGGCTCGATGGCGTCGTCAACAATGCCGGCATCTTGCGCGACATGATCTTCCACAAGATGAGCGTGGAAGCGTTCGAGGCCGTCATCAAGGTGCATTTGATGGGCTCGTTCTACGTGTCCCACGCCGCGGCGCGGATCTTCCGCGAGCAGGAGTCAGGCTCCTTCGTGCACTTCACCTCGACCTCCGGCCTGATCGGCAACTTTGGACAAGCCAATTACGCCGCCGCCAAGCTCGGCATCGTCGGGCTCTCAAAATCCATTGCGCTCGACATGGGCCGCTTCAACGTCCGCTCCAACTGCGTCTCGCCGTTCGCCTGGACCCGCATGATCGGCACCATCCCGACCGAGACCGAAGCCGAGAAGGCGCGCGTCGAGAAGATCAAGCAGATGGGACCGGAGAAGATCGCCCCGCTCTGCGGCTATCTTCTCTCAGATCCCGCCAAGGACGTCACCGGGCAGATCTTTGGCGTGCGCATGAACGAGATCTTCCTGTTCAGCCAGAACCGTCCGATCCGCTCGGTGCAGCGGAGCGAAGGCTGGACGCCGCAGTCGATCGCGGAACATGGCATGCCGGCGCTGAAGGGCTCGTTCTACAAGCTCGACCGTTCCGCCGACATCTTCACCTGGGATCCCGTCTAGCCGCGTTTCCGGCATCCCTGCCCTGCGATCTCCGGCTGCCTCGGCCTGAGATCGCCCTGCTTTACGCCCGAATGCGGGCGGATGGTGCCCTCCCAACAAACTTTGGGAGGAAACCATGACAAGAATACTGACTAACCCCGACATCTCTGCCACCGGCGGCCTTGGGCGCCGCGCTCTCCTCAAAGGCACGGCGGCTCTCGCCGCCTCCACCGTCCTCGCCTCGCAGGCCAACGCGCGCGACTTCGGCGCCAATGCCGAGCCGCAGCGCTATCCCGACCCCGACATCGTCGTCATCGACCCCAAGCGCTTCAAGGCCAAGGTCGGCAACACCGCGATCAAGCGGCTCTATACCGGCTGCCTGTGGGCGGAGGGACCGGCGTGGAATGCGCAGGGGCAATATCTCGTCTGGAGCGACATCCCAGCCAACCGTCAGCTTCGCTATCTCGACGACGACGGTCACATCTCCGAGCAGTTCCACAAGCCGTCGAACGAAGCCAACGGCAACTCGTTCGACACCGAAGGACGTCAGATCAGCGCCGAGCGCACCCGCCTCGTCCGCTACGAGCACGACGGTTCGGTAACGGCGCTGGCCGAGCAGGCAGGCGGCAAGCCGCTCAACGGCCCGAACGACATGGTGGTGCATCCTAACGACAAGGCGATCTGGTTCACCGATCCCGGTTATGGCGCGATCAGCATCTACGAAGGCAAGCTTGCCAACACCGGCTCGCTCCAACCTCATCAAAAGGAAGCTGTCTATCGCCTGGACACCCAGACCGGGCAGGTCGCGAAGGTCGCCGACGAGCCGTTCAAGCCGAACGGCATCGCCTTCAGCCAC from Bradyrhizobium zhanjiangense includes these protein-coding regions:
- a CDS encoding SDR family oxidoreductase — protein: MSKSLQDKVIIVTGAGRGIGREIALLCAAEGAKVVVNDPGGAADGAGSNAAPAEEVVEEIKKRGGTAVANFESVAEAIPASKIVKTATDHFGRLDGVVNNAGILRDMIFHKMSVEAFEAVIKVHLMGSFYVSHAAARIFREQESGSFVHFTSTSGLIGNFGQANYAAAKLGIVGLSKSIALDMGRFNVRSNCVSPFAWTRMIGTIPTETEAEKARVEKIKQMGPEKIAPLCGYLLSDPAKDVTGQIFGVRMNEIFLFSQNRPIRSVQRSEGWTPQSIAEHGMPALKGSFYKLDRSADIFTWDPV
- a CDS encoding SMP-30/gluconolactonase/LRE family protein, yielding MTRILTNPDISATGGLGRRALLKGTAALAASTVLASQANARDFGANAEPQRYPDPDIVVIDPKRFKAKVGNTAIKRLYTGCLWAEGPAWNAQGQYLVWSDIPANRQLRYLDDDGHISEQFHKPSNEANGNSFDTEGRQISAERTRLVRYEHDGSVTALAEQAGGKPLNGPNDMVVHPNDKAIWFTDPGYGAISIYEGKLANTGSLQPHQKEAVYRLDTQTGQVAKVADEPFKPNGIAFSHDYKKLYVCDTGITHYPQAENVVWSYDIDGAKLSNPKKLIDMKLDSKSGFPDGLRVDTEGNIWVGAGWVGPGYDGVQVFAPTDGARIGQILLPETCANVCFGGKKRNRLFMTASQSLYAVYVETQGAHFC